Proteins from a single region of Aureibacter tunicatorum:
- the trpB gene encoding tryptophan synthase subunit beta: MGQNSKPTYPTTFGPMPDAEGYFGEYGGQIIPPELKQIMDEITDAYEEIKNTDDFKNELAYLFKHYVGRPSPVFHAKRLSDKIGGADIYLKREDLNHTGAHKINHCLGEALLAKHMGKTKVLAETGAGQHGVALATACALVGIECEIHMGEIDIAKELPNVTKMKVLGCKLIPVSRGTRTLKDAVDSAFEEYLKNPKDFFYAIGSVVGPHPFPMMVRDFQSIIGKEAREQFVEMNGGLPDIVTACVGGGSNAIGLFTAFLKDESVEVVGVEPAGKGLDTPDHAATLTLGEKGAIHGFKCYNLQDEAGEPLPVYSIASGLDYPGVGPQHCYLKDIDRVRYESITDDECLEAFMTLSRVEGIVPALESSHAVAFAMKEAERVGKGKKILVNLSGRGDKDLDFVVSKLGL, from the coding sequence ATGGGACAGAATTCAAAACCTACATATCCAACTACTTTTGGTCCGATGCCGGATGCGGAAGGTTATTTTGGAGAATATGGCGGACAAATTATTCCGCCAGAGCTTAAGCAAATTATGGATGAGATCACTGATGCTTATGAGGAGATCAAGAATACGGATGATTTTAAAAACGAATTGGCTTATTTGTTCAAGCATTATGTAGGGAGACCAAGTCCAGTGTTTCATGCTAAGAGGCTATCGGATAAAATAGGCGGAGCGGATATTTATCTTAAAAGGGAAGATTTGAATCATACTGGTGCTCATAAGATAAATCATTGTTTAGGAGAGGCATTATTGGCCAAGCATATGGGCAAAACAAAAGTATTGGCCGAAACAGGAGCTGGCCAACACGGCGTAGCCTTGGCGACAGCTTGTGCTCTAGTGGGCATTGAATGCGAGATTCACATGGGAGAAATTGATATCGCCAAAGAGTTGCCAAATGTGACTAAAATGAAGGTGCTAGGATGCAAGTTGATTCCAGTTTCTCGAGGTACTAGAACGCTTAAAGATGCTGTGGACAGTGCTTTTGAAGAGTATCTGAAAAATCCGAAAGATTTCTTCTATGCGATTGGCTCAGTGGTAGGTCCGCATCCTTTTCCTATGATGGTGAGGGATTTTCAAAGCATTATAGGCAAGGAAGCCAGAGAACAATTTGTGGAAATGAATGGTGGACTTCCAGATATTGTCACGGCTTGCGTTGGCGGTGGGTCTAATGCGATAGGTCTTTTTACAGCATTCCTAAAGGATGAGTCAGTAGAAGTTGTTGGCGTAGAGCCGGCAGGAAAAGGCCTTGACACACCAGACCATGCCGCTACATTGACACTTGGAGAAAAAGGTGCTATTCATGGTTTCAAATGTTATAATCTGCAAGACGAAGCGGGAGAGCCATTGCCGGTGTATTCTATCGCATCCGGCTTGGATTACCCAGGTGTAGGACCTCAACACTGTTATTTGAAAGATATAGACAGAGTTCGTTATGAATCTATCACTGATGATGAGTGCTTGGAGGCTTTCATGACTTTGTCTAGAGTCGAAGGAATAGTTCCTGCTTTGGAAAGCTCTCATGCTGTGGCATTTGCAATGAAAGAAGCTGAAAGAGTGGGTAAAGGAAAGAAAATCTTGGTGAATTTATCCGGTAGAGGTGATAAAGATCTTGATTTTGTAGTAAGCAAATTAGGCTTGTGA